ACGTGGACACCCCGGGCGGCGGCCGGGCCGCGATCCCCGTGGCGGCGGTGACCGACGAGCCCACCCCGGACCTGCGGTGGCACGACATGCTTGCCGCGCGCGGCCTGCCGGCGCCCGAGCCGGGCGGCCTCCTCATCGGCCAGCGGCGCGGCTACCTGGCGCACCTGCTGACCGACGGGGGAACCGATCGGACCGAGGCCGCGGCCGCGGTGCTCGACGCGGTCCGCGCGCTGCGCTCCCCCCTGCACGAGGAGTCGAAGATCCCCCGCGTGGCGATGTACCTGACCACCGAGGACGTGGCAGCGCTGCGCGCGGCGGGGGTGCGGACCGCCCCGGTCGCGCTGAAGACCGACGCCTGGATCGAGATCCCGCCCGGCGGCTACCCGGCCTGGCTGGAATCGCTGTCGTCGCACCGGGCCCGCCGTATCCGCAGCGAAATACGGAAGTTCGAGAAGGCCGGATACGAGACGGAGCACCGGACCCTCGCCGAGTCCTGGCAGGACGTCGCCCGGCTGCTGGCCCGTTCGTTGCTGCGCTACGGCAGAGCCGTCGACGTGGCCCCGATGGCGGAGTCCTTCCGCAAGCAGGGTGAACTCGCAGGAGCACGAGCCGAAGTGGTGCTGTGCTCGCGCCCCGGCGAACCGCCCGTCGGCTTCTGCCTTTACTACCGTTGGGGCGACACCGTGTACCTGCGGGGGCTCGGCCTCGACCACGACCGACTCGTCTCGGCCGCCGAGTACTTCAACATCACCTACTACATGGCGGCGCGGCTCCCGGGAGTGCGCCGGATTCACGCGGGCACCGAGACAGCGGAAGGAAAGGCCCTGCGCGGCGCGAAGCTCCGGCCGCTGTGGCTGCTGGACCTGTCCGAGGACAGCCCGCTGGCCGGGTACGGCGCGGAGATCCGTGAGCACAACCGCGCCCTGCTCACCCGCCTGCGCGACTCCTCGCCGTCGGTGTCCGACGCCCTGGAGTACGAGCTCTGGGAGCCGTACTGCTGAGGCCCACTGCCGTTCTTCTTCTCACTGGACTTCGCCACATATCCTGAACCGACCGGCTCTTGCGGGCCCACACCCCCGGGCCGGTCACGGTGGCGTTCGACTCCCGACGCGGGCACGTGGCGCTCGGGGGGGCGCGGGGTCGACGGGCCGTGACGCAGCAGAAAAGTACCGGGCCGCGAGCGCGGCCCGGCCGTTGACGTCCTGGGGCACGGGGAGAAGGCGGGCATCGGGGTCGAGGTCGCGGGAGCGCAACCGCACGCGGAGCCGACGAGCGGCTCCGCGTCGTGCGCCCGGCCCGTGGGCTCAGGCCACCGGGTTCATGTCGATCATCAGCATGTCGCGCACGCCCGAGGCGCCCTCCGGGACAATCGGCGAGACCTCGTGGGTGATCATGTTGTCGTCGATGAACAGGGAGTCGAGCGGCTGGAGCAGGGTGGTCTGCACGATGTCGCCACCGTCGTTGGGGTAGACGGTGGAGACGCCGCCGGTGACGCCGTCGCGACGCATCAGGTACAGGCCGACGAAGGAGTGGCCGTCGCGGTGGCGGCCCTCAGGGGTGGGCAGGCCCTCGGCGTCGGCGCGGGCGACGACGCGGACCAGGTGGACCCCGGCCGTCCACGAGGCGGTGCCGCCGGCCGCGGTCGCCATCCGGGCGTTGAAACCGACCAGGGTGCGCATGCCGGCACTGAGCAGGACGTTCTCGGTGACCGGCTCGAAGACCCGGTCCTTGCCCTCCCAGAGCGGGATCGAGTCCTGGCGGAAGACGGCGTGGGGCAGGACCTCGAAGGTGGTGTCGTCGCCGTCGACGTCGACGCGCAGCCGGCTGTAGCGGCGCTCGCGGTAGACGCCGACTCCGTCGACCTGGGTGTCGACCGGCAGGTTCTCCCAGGCGCCGCGGAGTTCCTCCAGGCCCTCATCGCTGATCAGCCCGGCGAGTTCCTGCTTACGCATGACGACGAAGCCGGTGCGGCGGACCTCCTCCGCGAAGGCGGGCACACCGTCACGGAGCTGCTGTCCGGTGGCCGGCGTGGTGATGGTGCTGTCGGTCATGGTGGTTCCCCTTTGCACGGGTGTCCCGGCGGGGCCGGCGTTCGCAGCCGGGCCGGGTGCGGTTGTTGTCGGGTGCGACCGAGGGTCCGGTCGCGCCCGGTGACGACGGTCGCCGAATGAGCCGTAGCGGGTCCGGACAACCGAGAGATCGCCGGTCCCCCGCACGATGCGGTACGAACGGCGGCCGGCCCTCCGGGTCGGAGGGGCAACAGGAGGTGGCGCGGCGTGTGCTCACTCCTGCTCCTCGTACTCGACGTGCAGCGTCCGGGCGAGGTGGTCGAGGTACGCCGCGGCCTCCGCATCCGACTCGTGGTGGGAGAGCACGACCGCCGGGTTTCCGGACCAGTCCGGATAGGGGCGGAGCACTGCGCCGGGGCCCGCGGTCTGCACCACGTAGTCCACCTGCGGGTCGTTGCGCACCGCGTCCAGGCCGCGTATCTGCTTGACCCGTCCGCCGCTGCCGATCGGCACCAGATACGC
The sequence above is a segment of the Streptomyces lydicus genome. Coding sequences within it:
- a CDS encoding GNAT family N-acetyltransferase; this encodes MTTTTDTFADAIGGLGDTEWDRLAHGRFYSSALWLRVCALDPGSVSGGLHVDTPGGGRAAIPVAAVTDEPTPDLRWHDMLAARGLPAPEPGGLLIGQRRGYLAHLLTDGGTDRTEAAAAVLDAVRALRSPLHEESKIPRVAMYLTTEDVAALRAAGVRTAPVALKTDAWIEIPPGGYPAWLESLSSHRARRIRSEIRKFEKAGYETEHRTLAESWQDVARLLARSLLRYGRAVDVAPMAESFRKQGELAGARAEVVLCSRPGEPPVGFCLYYRWGDTVYLRGLGLDHDRLVSAAEYFNITYYMAARLPGVRRIHAGTETAEGKALRGAKLRPLWLLDLSEDSPLAGYGAEIREHNRALLTRLRDSSPSVSDALEYELWEPYC
- a CDS encoding 2OG-Fe dioxygenase family protein, which gives rise to MTDSTITTPATGQQLRDGVPAFAEEVRRTGFVVMRKQELAGLISDEGLEELRGAWENLPVDTQVDGVGVYRERRYSRLRVDVDGDDTTFEVLPHAVFRQDSIPLWEGKDRVFEPVTENVLLSAGMRTLVGFNARMATAAGGTASWTAGVHLVRVVARADAEGLPTPEGRHRDGHSFVGLYLMRRDGVTGGVSTVYPNDGGDIVQTTLLQPLDSLFIDDNMITHEVSPIVPEGASGVRDMLMIDMNPVA